The Actinocorallia herbida DNA window CTCTGCCGCGACGACCGGCTCTTCCCCGCCGATTTCCTCCGCGCGCTCGTCCGCTCCCGACTGGGCATCACCCCGGACGAACTCCCCTGCGGCCACCTTCCGGCCCTGGCCCGGCCTGCGGAACTGACCCGGGCCCTGCTCTCCTACGTGGCCTAGCCCGTGCGGACGCCGCGGGCACCGGCGGCGCTCGAGCACCGTTCCTGGCCGGGACACCCCGCCCTTTACGCGGAAGTCTTCCGTGAGACGGGGCCCGTCTGACTGAATGGGATCATGAGACGGGGGCTTGTGGTGACGGGGGTCGGTCTCGCCGCGGCGTTGGCGGCGGGGGTCGGGGCGCACTGGTTCGAGGGGGTGCCGCTGGTCCGCGCGTGCGAAGTGCTGACCGGGGATTTCGCGGCGGGGGTGCTCGGCCCGTCGGTCCTCAGCAACGACGACATGGGGCGGCGCTCCACGGAGTGCCAGTACATGAGCACGCCGGCGGGCGGTTCGGTGAACCTCCAGGCCGAGCGGTTCAAGAAGACCAAGAAGGAGAGCGGCACCGAGCGCGCGCGGCGCAACGCGCTCAGGCACCACGGGAAACCCTATCCGGGGCTCGGCAGGGAGGCCTACCTGGCGATCTTCCGCCTGCCCGCTCCCCCGGGCACCGACCCCGAACTGCGGACGGGCATGGGCCAGCTCGTCATCATCGTCGACGACGTCGTGGTCCGGGCGGGCGTCGGCGGCAGGTCCGTCAAGGACATCCGCGCGGCCTCCGACCACCTGGCGCGCGCCTACCTCGACCGCCTCGACGGCTGAGGCCCGCACGCCGGGCCGCGAGGCGGACGGGGCCGGTCGCCCGCCTCGCGGAGCACGGGGTCAGGCGTAGGAGACCGGGAGTTCCTTGATCCCGTGGATCCAGGACGAGCGCAGCCGCCGCGGCGTCCCCGTCCGCCGGATGCCGGGCATCGCCTCGGCGATCGCCTGGAACATGATGTCGATCTCCAGCCTGGCCAGGTTCGCGCCGATGCAGTAGTGCGGACCGGTCCCGCCGAAGCCCAGGTGCGGGTTGGGCGAGCGGGTGATGTCGAACCGGAACGGGTCGGTGAAGACCGTCTCGTCGTAGTTCGCCGAGGAGTAGTAGAGGGCGAGGCGCTGTCCCGCCTTCACCTCCGTGCCGCCGAGCACGGTGTCGCTCAGCGCGGTCCGCTGGAAGGCGATGACGGGCGTCGCCCACCGGACGATCTCGTCGGCCGCCGTCGCGGGGCGCTCGGCCCGGTAGTGCGCCCACTGCTCGGGGTGGTCGAGGAAGGCCATCATGCCGTGCGTGATGGCGTTGCGCGTCGTCTCGTTCCCGGCGACGGCGAGCACGATGAAGAAGAAGCCGAACTCGTCGTCGGTGAGGCCGCCGCTGTCCCCGGCCTGGACGAGGCGGGTGACGATGTCGTCGGCGGGCTCCGCGCGGCGGGCCTCGGCGAGGCCCATGGAGTACTCCAGGATGCCCGCGGCGGCCCCGGTCATGTCGGCGTTCAGCTCGGGGTCGTCGTAGCCGAGCATCTGGTTGGACCAGGTGAACAGCTTGCCGCGGTCCTCCTGCGGCACGCCGAGCAGTTCGGCGATCGCCTGGAGCGGCAGCTCGACCGCGACGTCCGTGACGAAGTCGCCGGTGCCCTCCCTGACGGCCCGGGCCACGATCCGCTCGGCCCGGTCGCGCAGCGCGTCGCGCAGCCGCTCGATGACGCGCGGGGTGAACCCGCGCGAGACGATCGTGCGCAGCCTGGAGTGCTCCGGCGGATCGAGGTTGATGAGCAGGGTGCTCTTCAACATGTCGATCTCGGCGTGGCCGATCTGCTCGTTGTAGCGGATGAGCGCGGTGTCGGCGTGGGTGGAGTACACCGCGTGGTCGCGCGACGCCTCCATCACGTCGGCGTGCCTGGTGACGACCCAGCAGCCGTCGTCGTCGAAGCCGGAGACCCCGCGCGGCTGCGGGTTCCACCGCAGTCCCCCGGCACGGCGCAGCGCCGCGAACTCCGGCGCCGGAATGCGCTGCTCGATGAGTGACGGATCGGTGAAGTCGAACCCTTCGGGCACGGCGACTTTCTCCATGGGCGGCCTCCTCGTGGGGTGTCGTCGGCTCCTCGCCTCAAGGCCCAGTACAGCCCCCGGGACCGACCCGCTCAAGAGGAATGAGACGTGAGTCTAGTCACGCGTCTCGACCACAGACCCGACCCATGTCTCATCACCCCCGCCCGGACACGCGAACGTCCGGCCGGCACGGGGCCGACCGGACGTTCGGCGCGCGGACGCGGTGGAAAAGGCTCAGGAAAGTCGCAGCGACAGTCCGCGCGCGGAGTAGACGGGCACGACCCTGCGGCCGTCGGCCTCGACGGACCCGAACCGGCCCGTCACCCGGCCCGCGATGACCTGGACGGTGCCGCCCTTCGCCCCGTCGAGCGAGACCCGCAGGACCGACCCGCGGGCGGGCGTGACCTTGCCGGACACCTCGAGGGGCGAGTTCCGCCGTCCCGCGGTCAGCTCCAGGGCGCCCCGGACGGCCAGATCGCCGCGGACGCGCGCGCCGGACGCGGAGACGCGCAGCGCCCCGCCGTCGACCGCCACGTCGCCGGCGCCGAGGGCGTCGCGCGACGCGGCCACGAGGACGCCCGCGCGGACGGTGGTGCCGCCCCGGTAGGAGTTGTCGCCGGACAGGGTGAGCACGCCCGTCCCGGACTTGGTGAGGCCGCCGCGTCCGCCGATGTCGTTGCGCCAGGCGTCGGCGGCGTGGAAGCCGCCGGCCGCGGCGTCCAGGACGACCGCGACGTCCCGGTCGAACGCGCCGTAACCGTCGGCGGCGGCGAACAGGTCGAGACGGCCCCACTCCTCCGGCCCGTCGAGCAGCGCGAACCCGTCGAGCGCGGTCGTGCGCAGGACCTCGCGGATCTGCGCCGCGTCGAGGTAGGGCAGCCGGGTCTCCAGCAGGACCTCCGCGCCCTTCGGCACGACGGCGCCCCGCCGTCCCGTCTTGGGGAGGATGTAGGTGAGGCGCGGGGCGAGGGCGCGCCGGTTGGCGGCGCGGTCGGCGTACGGGTCCTCGGCGCGGTCCGCCGCGTGGGCGTAGGCGAAGAGGGTGTTCGCGTCGGTGCCCGTGGCCGCCTGAAGGTAGGCCGCCGCCTGCGCGCGGGCCGCCGCCTTGAGCGCGGCGTTCGCCGGGTCGCCGAGGATCGCCGCGGCCAGCGCGGTCGCGAGGACCCGGCCGCCGACCACGTCCACCGGCGAGTGCATGCCCGCGGTGATCCTGCTGTGCCCGACCTCGGCCGCCCGCACGACGAGCTCCTGGAACCGCTCGGGAACGGCGTAGGCGAAGGCCAGCGCGGCGAGGTAGGCGGCGTTGGTGTGGCCGCTCACGTAGCCGCCGTCGTCGGCCGGGTTGGTGCTGCGCTGGCGCAGCAGCTGAGGGGCGACGACGACGTCCGAGGCGTAGACGGGGAAGCCGAACTCGTCGGTCTTGCCCGTGTCGGCGACCACGCCGTCCTCGGTCGTCCGCCACGGCCGCGGGTACTGGTAGGCGGCCTTCGCCGGGTTGCCCGAGGAGTAGGAGCCGCGGACGGTGTTGACCAGGTCGACGACCTTGCCCAGCGCCGACGCCGGCGCGCCCGCGCCGAGCGCGGACCCCGCGGGGGCCCCGGCCGGGACCGCGTCGCTGACGGTCGTGGCGGGCGTCCCGTCGGGCGCCCCGGTGATCCCGGTGACGGCCAGGGCACCGGCCTTGTAGGCGGCGGCGAGCGGGCCGAGGCCGGCGATGGCGGAGTAGCTCTGGTGCTGCCGGTCGAGGACGAACGCCTCCTTGGCCTCGGCGGCCGTGCGGTGGCGGGTGACCGCGGCGCTGTAGCGCATGTTGTCGCGCAGCACGCCGCGGCGCAGCACCTCGCCGGTGTTCCAGGCCGTGCCGGGCCGCCAGAGCGCCAGCATGCCGGAGAGGATCCGGACCGCGGCGTTGGTCTCGACGGTCAGGTTCGCGGCCACGTTGGACCGGTAGTCGTCGACGAAGGGCAGGGCCGCCGCGGCCTCCGCCCGCGCCGCGGCGGGGACCGCCCACGCGGGCACGACGTGCACCGCGGCGACGCCCGCGGCGACCGCGCCCGTCCGCTTGAACAGGGCGCGGCGGTTGATCGAGTTCGTCTGCATGCTCTTCTTCCCGGCCGCCGCACCTCGGCGGCCCCGCCGAGTCTCAGCGGACCGCGCTACGCACCCGGGAACCCCGCGTGAACGACCGTGACCAGGAACATGAAGATCACTCATATCCAGGGTTCCGCCCGTGCGCCCCTCGCTAGGCTCCGCACCTGCCCCCGGCGCGAGCGCTGCGGCACCGCCCGGCGCGCAGGCGCTCGAATCGACGGCCCGGTGCCCCCTCTCGAAGAAAGGGGACCGGACCTCGGAAGGCCCGGCCCCCTTTCCCAATGCTCGTCCGGAACGAGGAAAGGGGGCCGGTCCCGGGTGGGACCGGCCCCCTGTGCCGGGTACCGCCTAGGCGGCGGAGGAGGTGGCGGCGGTCGCGGGCTCCAGCGCGATCGCCAGAACCTCGCGGACGTCGGACACCGCGTGCACGGTCAGCTGGGCGAGCACCTCGGCGGGCACGTCGTCCAGGTCGGGCTCGTTCCGCTTGGGCACGAGGACCGTGGTGATCCCGGCCCGGTGGGCGGCGAGCAGCTTCTGCTTCACCCCGCCGATGGGCAGGACCCGGCCGGTGAGGGAGACCTCACCGGTCATCGCCACGTCCGGCCGGACCGGGCGGCCCGACAGGAGCGACGCCAGCGCCGTCGTCATGGTCACGCCCGCGGACGGGCCGTCCTTCGGGACCGCGCCGGCCGGGACGTGGACGTGCACGCCCCTGTCCTTCAGGTCGCCGACGGGCAGTTCCAGCTCCGCGCCGCGCGAGCGCAGGTACGACAGCGCGATCCGCGCCGACTCCTTCATGACGTCGCCGAGCTGGCCCGTCAGCGTCACTCCGGTGTCGCCGGTCTCGGCGTCCGCCAGGGACGCCTCGACGTACAGGACGTCGCCGCCCGCACCCGTCACCGCCAGGCCCGTCGCCACCCCGGGGACCGCGGTGCGCCGCTCGGACTCCTTGAGCGAGACCTCCGGGGTGAACCGGGGCCGGCCCAGGTAGTCCGTCAGGTCGTCGATGACGACCGGCAGCTCCACCTCGCCGAGCGCGGCCTTGGCGGTGACCTTGCGCAGCACCCGCGCGATCGACCGCTCCAGGGAGCGGACGCCCGCCTCGCGGGTGTACTCGCCCGCGATCAGCCGCAGCGCCTCGTCCGGGAAGACGATGTCGCCGGACTCCAGGCCCGCCTTGTCGAGCTGGCGGGACAGCAGGTGGTCGCGCGCGATCGTGACCTTCTCGTCCTCGGTGTAGCCGTCGAGCGTCACCAGCTCCATGCGGTCGAGCAGGGGGCCGGGGATGGTGTCCAGCGAGTTGGCGGTGGCCAGGAACAGCACGTCGGAGAGGTCGAGCTCCACCTCCAGGTAGTGGTCGCGGAACGTGTGGTTCTGCGCCGGGTCGAGCACCTCCAGCAGCGCGGCCGTCGGGTCGCCCCGGTAGTCGGCGCCGACCTTGTCGATCTCGTCGAGCAGGACGACCGGGTTCATCGAACCGGCCTCCTTGATCGCCCGGACGATCCGGCCGGGCAGCGCGCCGACGTAGGTGCGCCGGTGGCCGCGGATCTCCGCCTCGTCCCGGACGCCGCCAAGGGCGACCCGGACGAACTCGCGGCCCATCGCCCGCGCGACGGACTCGCCGAGCGAGGTCTTGCCGACCCCGGGAGGACCGGCCAGCGCGAGGACCGCGCCGGACCTGCGCCCGCCGACGACCCCGAGGCCGCGATCGGACCGCCGCTTGCGGACGGCCAGGTACTCGATGATCCGGTCCTTCACGTCGGCGAGGCCGGCGTGGTCGGCGTCCAGGATGGCCCGGGCGCCCTCGATGTCGTAGGAGTCCTCGGAACGCTCGTTCCACGGGATCTCCAGGACGGTGTCCAGCCAGGTGCGGATCCAGGCGCCCTCAGGCGAGGCGTCGCTGGACCTCTCCAGCTTGTCGACCTCCTTGAGCGCCGCCTTCTCCACCTTCTCCGGCAGGTTCGCCGCCTCGATACGGGCGCGGTAGTCCTCCTCCTCGCCCTCCTCGGCATCGCCGTTCAGCTCGGCCAGCTCCTTGCGGACGGCCTGGAGCTGCTGCTTGAGCAGGAACTCGCGCTGCTGCTTGTCGATGCCGTCCTGGACGTCCTTGCGGATGGTCTCGGCGACGTCGAGTTCGGCGAGCTGGTCGCGCGCCCATCCCGTCACCAGTTCCAGCCGCTCGACGGCGTCGGCGGTCTCCAGCAGGGTGATCTTCTGCTCAACGCTCAGGTAGGGCGCGTAGCCCGCCTGGTCGGCGAGGATCGACGGGTCGTCGATCTGCTGCACGATGTCGACGAGCTGCCAGGATCCGCGGTGCTGGAGGATCGCCTGGAGCAGGCCCTTGTACTCCTTGGCCAGCTTGGCGGCCTCGGGTCCGGCCGCCGGGATGTCGACGGTGTCGCCCTCGACCCAGAGCGCGGCGCCCGGCCCGGTCGTCCCGGTGCCGATGCGGACCCGGCTCACGGCGCGGACCACGGCGCCCGGCTCCCCGCCCGGCAGCCTTCCCTCGCGCTCGACGACGCCGAGCACACCGACCGCCGCGTACTTCCCGTCGACGCGCGGCACGAGCAGAACGCGCGGCTTGCCCGCCGCCACGGCCCGCGCCGCCTCGATCGCCGCCCGCACCTCGCTGTCGTTCAGCTCCAGCGGCACCACCATGCCGGGCAGCACGACCGTGTCGTCGAGCGGCAGCACCGGCACCGTCAGTCTCTCGCTCATTTCACTCCCCAGTCATGGATTTTCTTGAGTCACTCACACTCAAGAAACCAGAGCCTTGATTCATTCCCCACCCCTGTTCGCTCACAGCGATCAACCGGGGCGAACCCCGCAGAAGCGAAGATTGCGGTGAAACCCCCAACCCCCTCCCCGCATTCCCCGCGCCCCACCCGGCAGTCCCTAAGGTCACAAACAGCATGAAATGGGCATATTTCTCACGAGAGGGGCGGCCATGGGCGTGGACGGATCGGCCGGGCCCGCGGATCCGCCGGAGTCGCTGGAACTCGGCGACGCGGTGCTCCGGCGAACGCGGGAAGGGGACGCGGCGGTCCTGCTGGACGCCGTGAACGCGTCCTTCGCCGAACTGCACCCGTGGATGCCCTGGGCCGCACGCCCGCTGACCCTCGACGACGAGTTCGAGATGATCGCCGCGGCCCAGGACAACTGGCGCAACGGCGACGCCTACCTCTACGGCGCTTTCGCCCCCGATGGCACCGCCCTCGGCGGCTTCGGAATGCACCGCAGAGTCGGCCCCGGCGCCATCGAGATCGGCTACTGGCTCCGCACCGGCCACACCGGCCGCGGCCTGGCCACCCGCGCCGTCCGCGCCCTCACCACCGCCGCCCTGGCCCTCCCCGACATCTCCCGCGTCGAAATCCACTGCGACGAGGCCAACACCGCAAGCGCCGCCGTCCCCCACCGCCTCGGCTACCACCTCGCCGAAACCCGCCCCACCACCCCCGAAGCCCCCGCCGAAACCGGCCGCACCCTGATCTGGACCACCGCCGCCCTTCCCCATGGCCCGCCCCGCGGGAACACGGCCCGGCGCTAGGCTGACGGAACCGAGATCCGGACAAGGAAGAGGCCGAGCATGCGTCTACCTGTGTGGGCCACCGACCCGGCCAGCATGCTCATCACCGAGGAGCAGTACGAAGCGCTGCCTGCGGACATCGCACGCACGATCGAGGTCGTCGACGGACGGGTGATCTTCTGTCAGTCGCCCACCCCGGAGCATCGGACCGTGTCGTTCAACCTCACCGCTGCGCTGAAGGGCGCTCGGCCGAAGGGGCCCTGCGTGGCGGTGCTCCAGGACACCGACATGTGGTACGTCTACGCGAACGTGCGCAAGAGCGCCGAGGGGAAGCACTTCACGTTGCGGCGACCGGATGTCAGCGTGCTGTGGTGCTTGAAGCCCAGGGCGCGGATGACGTCGGCGGATGTGTTCGTGGCGATCGAGATCAGCAGCACGAACACCGAGACGGATTTCGCGGACAAGAAGGCCGAGTACGCCCGTCAGGGGATCGAGGTCTATCTGATCGTCGTCATGGCCGAGAGCCGGATCCACTCGGTCGAGGAGTACCGGCTCGACTGGTCGAAGCGGAACTACCAGCTGGCCGCAGTGCACCGGGAGGCGCTGCGAACCTCCCTGCCCGAGGGGATGCTGATCGACGTCTCGTTCACCGAGCTCGAGCTGAACTAGGCGGGATGCCCGCCGCCCTTGCGTACCGTTTCGGCCGATGCCTCCCCAGCGTGTGGCGAGGCGGGGTTCAGAAGGCGGTGGGTTCCGTGGGGACCAGCCAGGGGATGCCGGTGGTGGCGGTGTGGGCGGTGAGGAGGGTGGTGACGGTGGGGGCGAGCAGGGCTCGGGCGTCGGGGGGAAGGTCGAGGAGGAAGGTGTCGAGGCGGGCGATGATCTCCTGATGGGCGGCGTCGGCGGCCTCCTGGCCGGGCGGGGTGAGGGCGGCGTGCCAGATGCGGCGGTCGCGGGGGTCGCGGACGCGCTCCAGGAGGCCGCGGCGCTCGACCCGGTCTACCAGGCCGGACAGGCCTGATCGCTCCAGGTGCAGGGCGGCGGCCAGGGTGCCCATCGGGACGGGGCCGCGGGCGAGCCGGCAGAGCAGCTGGGTCTGCTGCGGGGTCAGGCCGTGCGCGCGGCTCACATCGGCGAACACGTGCTGCACCATGTGCGACAGCCGGACCAGCGCCTCGGCCGGGCCGATCGGCTCGGTCGTCCCGGTCATCACAACCTCCTTTTCCTACCGTAGTTGACGGATATATCCGGCGCGACCTAACGTGCTTCGCACAGCGAATCTTTCGCAGTGCGAACCTTCCGCTTGGCGAAACTTCCGTACTGCGAATTTTATCGCGCGCGCCGACCCCATCCTGCGTGTCGAACCAGAAAGACCCTCCCCGTGCCAGCATCTGCCCGCGCTCTCGCCGCGCTCGCGCCCCTCCTGCTCCTCCCGGCCTGCGCCGCCGACTCCTCCCCCGCCGCCGAAGCGGTGCTCCAGATCGCGCTGCCCGCCGACCCCGGCTGCCTGGACCCCCAGCAGACCGGCCAGCTCGCGGCCCTCGACGTGTCGCGTTCCCTGGTCGACACCCTCACCGACCAGGACCCCGAGACCGGCGAGATCGTCCCCTGGCTCGCGCAGGAGTTCACCGCATCCGCCGACGGCAGGTCCTTCACCTTCGTGCTGCGCGAGGGCGTCACCTTCAGCGACGGCACCCCGCTCGACGCCGCAGCCGTCAAGGCGACCTTCGACAGACTGATCAAGTTCCCGGCCAACGGCGCCCCCGCCTACCTGCGCGGCTACCAGGGCACGAAGGTCGCCGACTCACGCAACTTCACGGTCGCCTTCGACGCCCCCAACGCGCAGTTCCTCCAGGCGACGTCCGGGGCGGGATTCGGCATCCTGTCGCCGAAGACCGCGGCGGCGGACCCCGCCGAGCGCTGCCGCGGCTCCTTCGTCGGCTCGGGACCGTTCGTCCTCGACCACTACACGGCCAACCAGGAGGTCGTCCTCAAGCGCCGTGAAGGCTACGCCTGGCCGTCTTCACTGGCCGCGAACGACGGCGCGGCCAAGGTCGCCGGGGCTCGGTTCGTGTTCGTCCCCGAGGCCGGGGCCAGGACCGGCGCGCTCTCCTCCGGCCAGGTGGCCGTCGCGCAGAACATCCAGGAGGCCGACCGGGCCCGGTTCCAGAGCGGCGGATTCCAGCTGCTCACCAAGGCGGTCCCCGGCCTGGTGCCACCGCTGTCCCTGAACCACGCGGGCGTGCTGGGCGACCGGCGGCTCCGCGAGGCGCTGCTGCTCGGGGTCGACCGGCAGGCGCTGGTCGACACGGTCCTCGGCGCGCAGTTCCGGCCCGCGACGAGCGTGCTGTCATCCACCACCCCGTTCTACGCCGACCGCGCCGACCGGCTGCGCCACGATCCCGACCGCGCCAAGGCCCTGCTCGACGAGGCGGGCTGGAAGCCCGGGGCCGACGGGATCCGCGCCAAGGACGGCGCGCCGCTGAAGCTCGTCTGGCTGATCCCCGCGCCGACCCCGCCGGTCAACGAACTCGTCCAGCAGCAGCTGCGCGCCCTCGGCATCGACGTCGAACTGCGCGCGGTGCCCCCGGCCAAGTACGTCGAGCAGCAGCAGAAGGGGGAGTTCGACCTGACCGCCGTCGCCGTCACCCGCGCCGACCCCGACGTCCTGCGCAACATCTTCTCCACCAAGGGCGCCAACCTGTGGCACCTGCCCTCGAGCGAACTCGACACCTTCCTCGACCAGCAGGCGTCGGCCACCGACGGCAAGGCCCGCCAGGAGGCCGTCGACAAGGCCGTCACCTGGATCCTCGACCACGCCGACACCGTCCCGCTGTACGAGAACTCCCTGGTCCACGCCGTGTCGGACAAGGTGAAGGGCCTCCGCCTTGACGCCTCCGCCCGGCTGGGGCTGCACGATGTCGAGCTCTCCTGATCGCCGGGCCGTCCCGCGCTACGTCGCGGGGCGGCTCGCCCAGGCCGCCGTGGTCGTGTGGGCGGCCTTCACCGTCGTGTTCGCGATCCAGCGGCTGGTGCCGGGCGATCCGGTGGAGCTGATGCTGAGCGGGCGCAACGGGTTCGAGGCCGTGCCGCCCGAGGACGTCGCCCGGGTCCGGGCCGAGCTGGGCTTCGACCGGCCGGTCGCGGTCCAGTACCTGGACGCCGCGGTCTCGGCGGTGCGCGGCGACTTCGGCGCCTCGATCCAGACCGGGCGCCCGGTCGCGGCGATGCTCGCCGAGGCGCTGCCCGCCACCCTCACGCTCGGCCTGACCGCGCTCGCGCTGAGCGTGGCGGCCGGGACGCTGCTCGCGGTCGCCGCGAACCTGCCGCACGGCGGCGCGCTGCGGGCCCTGCCCGGACTCGCCGTCTCGCTGCCGTCCTTCCTCGTCGGGCTCGTGCTGATCCAGCTGTTCGCGCTGCGCTGGCCGCTGCTGCCGTCGCTCGGCGGGTCGGGGCTGCCCGGCCTGGTGCTGCCGGCCTGCACCCTGGCGATACCCGGCGCGGCCCTGGTCGCGCAGGTCCTCGGCCGGAGCCTGGCCGAAACGCTCCGCGAACCCTACTGCGAGACGCTGCGCGCGACCGGCGCCAGTACGGTCCGCGTGGTGCTGCGGCACGGGCTGCGCAACGCCGCGATCCCCGCCGTGACGGTCGCGGGCGTGCTCACCGGCGGGCTGATCGGCGGGGCCGTCGTGGTCGAGACGGTCTTCTCCCGGCAGGGGGTCGGCCGGATCGTCCAGTTCGCCGTCTCGACCCAGGACCTTCCGGTGGTCCAGGGCGTCGTGGTGGTCGCGGCGGTCGGGTTCGCGGGCGTGAACCTGGCGGTCGATCTGCTGTATCCGGTGCTCGACCCCCGGGTACGGACCGTGCGGAGGCCCTCCGGGGCGCTCAGGGCGGTGAAGGCATGAGGCGGCCAGGCACCCTTCTCGCGGTGGCGGTCCTGCTGCTCGTCGCGGGCTGGACCGTCCGGCCCGGCTGGTTCACCGGGCAGAGCGCCGTCGAGGGCACCGGGGCCGAGCGGTTCCGCCCGCCGGGCCCCCGGCACTTGTTCGGCACCGACCAGCTCGGCCGCGACGTGTTCGCGCGCGTCGTCCACGGGACCGCGCCGTCCGTGCAGGCCGCCGTCCTGGCGATCGCGCTGGGGCTGTCCGTCGGGGTGGCGCTCGGGCTGCTCGCCGGGTTCTTCGGCGGCCTGCCCGAGACGCTCGTCATGCGCGCCGTGGAGATCCCGCTGTCGATCCCGCCGGTGCTGCTGTCGCTCACCGTCATCAGCGTCCTCGGGTTCGGGACGGCGGAGATCGGCCTGGCCGTGGGCGTCACCGGGATCGCGACGTTCGCGCGGGTCACCCGCGCCCGCGTCCTCCAGGTCCGGACGTCCCCGCACGTCGAGGCCGCGAGGCTTTCCGGGGGCGGGCCGACGCGGATCCTGCTCCGGCACGTGCTCCCGTTCACCGCCGGGCCCGTCCTCGCGCTCGCCGCGCTGGACTTCGGCCTGGTCGTCCTCGCCGTCTCCTCGCTCGGATTCCTCGGGTACGGCGCGCCGCCGCCCGCCCCCGAGTGGGGCGCGCTGGTCGCGGGCGGGCGCGACCACCTCGCGACCGCCTGGTGGCTGACCGTCCTGCCCGGACTGACGGTCGCGGCCGTGGTGGTGGCCGCGGGCCGTGTCTCCCGGGCGCTGCAGGACGGGGGGCGGGCGGCATGAGCGCGCTCCTCACCGTCCGCGGGCTGCGGGTCTCCTACCCGGGCGCCGAAGCCGTCGCGGGCATCGATCTGACGGTCGAGGCCGGGCGGATCACCGCGCTGGTCGGCGAATCCGGCTCCGGGAAGAGCACCCTCGCGCACACCGTCCTGGGGCTGCTGCCGCCGAGCGCGCGGATGAGCGCGGACGCCCTGGAGTTCGAGGGCCGCGACCTCACCCGGCTCACCGAACGCGGCTGGCGGCGGATCCGGGGCCGGTACATCGCACTGATCCCGCAGGATCCCGCCGTCGCGCTCGACCCCGTGCAGCGGGTGGGCCGGCAGGTCGCGCAGGTGCTGCGGCTGCACGGCCTGGCGCGCGGCCGGGCGGCTCGCGAGCAGGCCGTCGAGCTGCTGGACCGGGCAGGGCTGCCGGACGCCGCCCGCAGGGCCCGGCAGTACCCGCACGAGCTGTCCGGCGGGATGCGCCAGCGCGTCCTCATCGCGGTCGCCACGGCGGCCCGGCCCCGGCTGCTCGTCGCCGACGAGCCCACCTCGGCGCTCGACGTCACCGTCCAGCGCCGCATCCTCGACCAGCTCGAAGAGCTCGTGGACTCGACCGGCATCGCCGTCCTCCTGGTGACGCACGACCTGGCCGTGGTCGCCGACCGCGCCCACCGCACCGCCGTCATGGCGGCCGGGCGCCTCGTCGAGTCCGGCCCGACCGCACGGGTGCTGGCCGCCCCCTCCCACCCCCACACCCGCGCCCTCCTCGCCGACGCCCCCGCCCTGCGCCCGTCGGCGGCGCTCCGGCCGGCAGAGCCTGAACGCACGGAGGCGGTAGTGCGGCTCGCGGTCACAGAACGGGAGCAGCCGGGCACGGGGATCTCCCGTGACGGCGATGGATCGGCGGAGCCGCTGGTGGTCGTCAGCGGGCTGCGCAAGGAGTTCGGCGGGAGGACCGCGATCGATGGGGTCGGCTTCACGGTCGAGCGCGGGAGCGCGCTGGGGCTGGTCGGCGAGTCCGGGTCGGGCAAGACGACGACGGGGCGGATCGTCGTCGGGCTGGCGCGGCCCACGGCCGGGACGGTGCGGGTCGGCGGTATCGAGGTGGGCGGGCTCGACCGGGCCGGGCTGCGCGAGCTGCACCGGCGGGTCCAGCTCGTCTACCAGAACCCGTACGCGTCGCTGAACCCGAGGATGACGGTGGCGGAGATCGTCGCCGAGCCGCTGGCCGGCTTCGCGACGGTGCCACGGCCCGGCCGCCCCGCCGAGGTGCGGCGGCTGCTCGACGCGGTCGCGCTGCCCGCCGCGCTGGC harbors:
- a CDS encoding ABC transporter substrate-binding protein; its protein translation is MPASARALAALAPLLLLPACAADSSPAAEAVLQIALPADPGCLDPQQTGQLAALDVSRSLVDTLTDQDPETGEIVPWLAQEFTASADGRSFTFVLREGVTFSDGTPLDAAAVKATFDRLIKFPANGAPAYLRGYQGTKVADSRNFTVAFDAPNAQFLQATSGAGFGILSPKTAAADPAERCRGSFVGSGPFVLDHYTANQEVVLKRREGYAWPSSLAANDGAAKVAGARFVFVPEAGARTGALSSGQVAVAQNIQEADRARFQSGGFQLLTKAVPGLVPPLSLNHAGVLGDRRLREALLLGVDRQALVDTVLGAQFRPATSVLSSTTPFYADRADRLRHDPDRAKALLDEAGWKPGADGIRAKDGAPLKLVWLIPAPTPPVNELVQQQLRALGIDVELRAVPPAKYVEQQQKGEFDLTAVAVTRADPDVLRNIFSTKGANLWHLPSSELDTFLDQQASATDGKARQEAVDKAVTWILDHADTVPLYENSLVHAVSDKVKGLRLDASARLGLHDVELS
- a CDS encoding ABC transporter permease, whose amino-acid sequence is MSSSPDRRAVPRYVAGRLAQAAVVVWAAFTVVFAIQRLVPGDPVELMLSGRNGFEAVPPEDVARVRAELGFDRPVAVQYLDAAVSAVRGDFGASIQTGRPVAAMLAEALPATLTLGLTALALSVAAGTLLAVAANLPHGGALRALPGLAVSLPSFLVGLVLIQLFALRWPLLPSLGGSGLPGLVLPACTLAIPGAALVAQVLGRSLAETLREPYCETLRATGASTVRVVLRHGLRNAAIPAVTVAGVLTGGLIGGAVVVETVFSRQGVGRIVQFAVSTQDLPVVQGVVVVAAVGFAGVNLAVDLLYPVLDPRVRTVRRPSGALRAVKA
- a CDS encoding dipeptide ABC transporter ATP-binding protein; amino-acid sequence: MSALLTVRGLRVSYPGAEAVAGIDLTVEAGRITALVGESGSGKSTLAHTVLGLLPPSARMSADALEFEGRDLTRLTERGWRRIRGRYIALIPQDPAVALDPVQRVGRQVAQVLRLHGLARGRAAREQAVELLDRAGLPDAARRARQYPHELSGGMRQRVLIAVATAARPRLLVADEPTSALDVTVQRRILDQLEELVDSTGIAVLLVTHDLAVVADRAHRTAVMAAGRLVESGPTARVLAAPSHPHTRALLADAPALRPSAALRPAEPERTEAVVRLAVTEREQPGTGISRDGDGSAEPLVVVSGLRKEFGGRTAIDGVGFTVERGSALGLVGESGSGKTTTGRIVVGLARPTAGTVRVGGIEVGGLDRAGLRELHRRVQLVYQNPYASLNPRMTVAEIVAEPLAGFATVPRPGRPAEVRRLLDAVALPAALAGRRPGELSGGQRQRVAIARALAPGPALLVCDEPVSALDATVQARVLDLLAELRRDLGLTYLFISHDLAVVRQVCDRVAVMREGRIVESGLADRVFTAPKHPYTRELLAAVPGGRARDDLMKDVTWS
- a CDS encoding MarR family winged helix-turn-helix transcriptional regulator, with product MTGTTEPIGPAEALVRLSHMVQHVFADVSRAHGLTPQQTQLLCRLARGPVPMGTLAAALHLERSGLSGLVDRVERRGLLERVRDPRDRRIWHAALTPPGQEAADAAHQEIIARLDTFLLDLPPDARALLAPTVTTLLTAHTATTGIPWLVPTEPTAF
- a CDS encoding ABC transporter permease, yielding MRRPGTLLAVAVLLLVAGWTVRPGWFTGQSAVEGTGAERFRPPGPRHLFGTDQLGRDVFARVVHGTAPSVQAAVLAIALGLSVGVALGLLAGFFGGLPETLVMRAVEIPLSIPPVLLSLTVISVLGFGTAEIGLAVGVTGIATFARVTRARVLQVRTSPHVEAARLSGGGPTRILLRHVLPFTAGPVLALAALDFGLVVLAVSSLGFLGYGAPPPAPEWGALVAGGRDHLATAWWLTVLPGLTVAAVVVAAGRVSRALQDGGRAA